A region from the Pseudomonas sp. P8_229 genome encodes:
- a CDS encoding acetyl/propionyl/methylcrotonyl-CoA carboxylase subunit alpha: MNAPVLTTLLVANRGEIACRVMRTAKALGLTTVAVHSATDREARHSREADIRVDLGGSKAADSYLQIDKLIAAAKASGAQAIHPGYGFLSENAGFARAIEQAGLIFLGPPASAIDAMGSKSAAKALMETAGVPLVPGYHGEAQDLETFRDACERIGYPVLLKATAGGGGKGMKVVEDVSQLAEALASAQREAQSSFGDSRMLVEKYLLKPRHVEIQVFADQHGNCLYLNERDCSIQRRHQKVVEEAPAPGLTPQLRRAMGEAAVRSAQAIGYVGAGTVEFLLDARGEFFFMEMNTRLQVEHPVTEAITGLDLVAWQIRVARGEALPITQDQVPLNGHAIEVRLYAEDPSNDFLPATGRLELYRESAAGLGRRVDSGVEEGDEISPFYDPMLGKLIAWGEDREQARLRLLSMLDEFAIGGLKTNINFLRRIIAHPAFAAAELDTGFIPRHQEQLLPAPGELSDEFWQTAAQAFAQSLSGAVRADDPGSPWALNNGLRAGLPTEITLHLSCEGQDRALTLSTAGNAKLSSEALVVEHDGVRRTLRAIRQGDGLYLQWDGELRRIETYDPISAVDASHSHQGGLTAPMNGSIVRVLVEAGQAVEAGAQLVVLEAMKMEHSIRAPHAGVIKALYCQEGEMVGEGSALVELEAV, from the coding sequence ATGAACGCACCTGTTCTCACCACCCTGCTGGTGGCCAACCGTGGCGAAATCGCGTGCCGGGTCATGCGTACCGCCAAGGCGCTGGGCCTGACCACCGTTGCCGTGCACAGCGCCACCGACCGCGAAGCACGGCACAGCCGGGAAGCGGATATCCGTGTCGACCTGGGCGGCAGCAAAGCCGCCGACAGCTATCTGCAAATCGACAAACTGATCGCGGCGGCCAAGGCCAGCGGCGCGCAGGCGATTCACCCAGGTTATGGCTTTCTGTCGGAGAACGCCGGTTTCGCTCGTGCTATTGAACAGGCAGGACTGATTTTCCTCGGCCCGCCCGCTTCGGCCATCGACGCCATGGGCAGCAAGTCTGCGGCCAAGGCCTTGATGGAAACCGCTGGCGTGCCGCTGGTGCCGGGCTACCACGGCGAAGCGCAGGATCTGGAAACCTTCCGCGATGCCTGTGAACGCATTGGCTATCCGGTGCTGCTCAAGGCCACTGCCGGTGGCGGCGGCAAGGGCATGAAAGTGGTCGAGGACGTCAGCCAGTTGGCCGAAGCCCTGGCCTCGGCCCAGCGTGAGGCGCAGTCGTCGTTCGGCGATTCGCGGATGCTGGTGGAGAAATACCTGCTCAAACCACGTCACGTGGAAATCCAGGTGTTCGCCGACCAGCACGGCAACTGCCTGTACCTCAACGAGCGTGACTGCTCGATCCAGCGCCGCCATCAGAAAGTCGTCGAAGAAGCCCCGGCGCCAGGTCTGACCCCGCAGCTGCGCCGCGCCATGGGCGAAGCGGCGGTGCGTTCGGCACAGGCGATCGGTTACGTCGGCGCCGGCACCGTGGAGTTCCTGCTCGATGCGCGGGGTGAGTTTTTCTTCATGGAAATGAACACGCGCCTGCAAGTTGAGCACCCGGTCACAGAAGCAATCACCGGCCTCGATCTGGTGGCGTGGCAGATTCGTGTAGCGCGCGGTGAAGCGTTGCCGATCACCCAGGATCAGGTGCCGCTCAATGGCCATGCGATTGAAGTGCGGCTGTATGCCGAAGACCCATCGAATGACTTCCTGCCCGCGACCGGGCGTCTGGAACTGTATCGTGAATCGGCTGCTGGCCTGGGACGACGGGTCGATAGCGGGGTTGAAGAAGGCGATGAGATTTCGCCGTTCTACGACCCAATGCTCGGCAAGCTGATTGCCTGGGGCGAGGATCGTGAACAGGCACGCCTGCGACTGTTGAGCATGCTCGATGAGTTCGCGATTGGCGGTTTGAAGACCAACATCAACTTCCTGCGGCGGATCATCGCGCATCCGGCCTTTGCCGCGGCGGAGCTGGATACCGGGTTTATTCCGCGCCATCAGGAACAGCTGTTGCCGGCGCCGGGTGAGCTCAGCGATGAGTTCTGGCAGACCGCCGCGCAGGCGTTCGCGCAGAGTCTGTCGGGCGCAGTACGGGCCGACGATCCGGGTTCGCCATGGGCGCTGAACAATGGTTTGCGCGCAGGTCTGCCGACGGAAATCACCTTGCACTTGAGCTGCGAAGGTCAGGATCGGGCGTTGACCTTGAGCACTGCTGGCAACGCCAAACTGTCGAGCGAAGCACTGGTGGTCGAGCACGACGGTGTGCGCCGTACCTTGCGTGCCATTCGCCAGGGCGATGGGTTGTACCTGCAATGGGACGGTGAACTGCGCCGCATCGAAACCTACGACCCGATCAGCGCCGTCGACGCCAGCCACAGCCATCAGGGTGGACTGACTGCACCAATGAACGGCAGCATCGTGCGAGTGTTGGTGGAGGCCGGGCAAGCGGTCGAGGCCGGTGCGCAACTGGTGGTGCTGGAGGCGATGAAGATGGAGCACAGCATCCGTGCGCCCCATGCGGGAGTGATCAAGGCGCTGTATTGCCAGGAAGGCGAAATGGTTGGCGAAGGCAGCGCCTTGGTTGAACTGGAAGCGGTGTAA
- a CDS encoding gamma-carboxygeranoyl-CoA hydratase, whose amino-acid sequence MSDFNTLELQSDPRGFATLWLNRAEKNNAFNAEMIRELILALDKVASDASLRFLLVRGRGKHFSAGADLAWMQQSAELDYHTNLDDARELAELMYNLAKLKIPTLAVVQGAAFGGALGLISCCDMAIGADDAQFCLSEVRIGLAPAVISPFVVQAIGERAARRYALTAERFGGQRAREIGLLSESYPAAELDQAVEQWIDNLQLNSPAAMRASKDLLREVGNGALTPALRRYTENAIARIRVSPEGQEGLRAFLQKRAPSWQAATTTKEPR is encoded by the coding sequence ATGAGTGATTTCAACACCCTCGAACTGCAGAGCGACCCACGGGGTTTCGCGACGCTGTGGCTCAACCGCGCCGAAAAGAACAACGCGTTCAACGCCGAGATGATCCGCGAGCTGATCCTCGCTCTCGACAAGGTGGCCAGTGACGCCAGCCTGCGTTTTCTGCTGGTGCGCGGCCGCGGCAAACACTTCAGCGCCGGCGCCGACCTGGCATGGATGCAGCAATCGGCCGAGCTCGACTACCACACCAATCTCGACGACGCCCGCGAACTGGCGGAGCTGATGTACAACCTCGCCAAGCTGAAAATCCCGACCCTGGCCGTGGTGCAAGGCGCGGCGTTTGGCGGCGCGCTGGGCCTGATCAGTTGCTGCGACATGGCGATTGGCGCCGATGACGCGCAATTCTGCCTGTCGGAAGTGCGCATCGGTCTGGCACCAGCGGTGATCAGTCCGTTCGTGGTGCAGGCCATTGGCGAACGCGCCGCCCGTCGTTACGCGCTGACCGCCGAACGCTTCGGTGGGCAGCGGGCGCGGGAGATCGGTTTGCTGTCCGAGAGCTACCCGGCCGCCGAGCTTGATCAAGCCGTCGAGCAATGGATCGATAACTTGCAGCTCAACAGCCCCGCCGCGATGCGCGCCAGCAAAGACCTGCTGCGCGAAGTCGGCAACGGTGCGCTGACTCCGGCCCTGCGCCGCTACACCGAAAACGCCATCGCCCGCATCCGCGTCAGCCCTGAAGGCCAGGAAGGCTTGCGCGCCTTCCTGCAAAAACGTGCACCCAGCTGGCAAGCCGCAACCACCACCAAGGAGCCGCGTTGA
- a CDS encoding carboxyl transferase domain-containing protein, translating into MILHTQLNPRSAEFAANSAAMLEQVDALHTLLAQVAQGGGAKAQERHTSRGKLLPRERINRLLDPGSPFLEISQLAAHAVYGEDVPAAGVIAGIGRVEGVECMIVANDATVKGGSYYPLTVKKHLRAQTIAQQNRLPCIYLVDSGGANLPRQDEVFPDREHFGRIFFNQANMSAMGIPQIAVVMGSCTAGGAYVPAMADEAIMVRNQATIFLAGPPLVKAATGEVVSAEDLGGADVHCKISGVADHYAESDEHALALARRSVANLNWRKLGEVQQRTPIAPLYASDELYGVVSADAKQPFDVREVIARLVDGSVFDEFKALFGTTLVCGFAHLHGYPIAILANNGILFAEAAQKGAHFIELACQRGIPLLFLQNITGFMVGQKYEAGGIAKHGAKLVTAVACAKVPKFTVIIGGSFGAGNYGMCGRAYDPRFLWMWPNARIGVMGAEQAAGVLVQVKREQAERSGQAFSAEQEAEIKQPILDQYEEQGHPYYSSARLWDDGVIDPAQTRDVLALALSASLNAPIEPSRFGVFRM; encoded by the coding sequence ATGATCCTGCATACCCAGCTCAATCCCCGTTCAGCAGAGTTCGCCGCCAACAGCGCGGCGATGCTCGAACAGGTCGACGCCCTGCACACCCTGCTCGCCCAAGTGGCGCAGGGTGGCGGCGCGAAAGCCCAGGAACGTCACACCTCGCGGGGCAAACTGCTGCCGCGTGAGCGGATCAATCGTCTGCTCGACCCCGGATCCCCCTTCCTGGAAATCAGCCAGCTCGCCGCGCACGCGGTGTATGGCGAAGACGTACCAGCAGCAGGCGTGATCGCCGGGATCGGCCGGGTCGAAGGCGTCGAGTGCATGATCGTCGCCAACGACGCGACGGTGAAGGGCGGCTCGTACTACCCGCTGACCGTGAAAAAACACCTGCGCGCGCAGACTATCGCCCAGCAGAACCGTCTGCCGTGCATTTATCTGGTGGACTCGGGCGGCGCCAACCTGCCGCGTCAGGACGAGGTGTTCCCGGATCGCGAACACTTCGGCCGGATCTTTTTCAACCAGGCCAATATGAGTGCCATGGGCATCCCGCAGATCGCCGTGGTCATGGGCTCGTGCACCGCTGGCGGCGCGTATGTGCCGGCGATGGCGGACGAAGCGATCATGGTGCGCAACCAAGCGACGATCTTCCTCGCCGGCCCACCGCTGGTGAAAGCTGCGACCGGTGAAGTGGTGAGCGCTGAAGACCTCGGCGGTGCCGATGTGCACTGCAAGATTTCCGGGGTGGCCGACCATTACGCAGAGAGCGACGAACACGCCCTCGCCCTCGCCCGCCGCAGCGTTGCCAACCTCAACTGGCGCAAGCTCGGCGAGGTGCAACAACGCACGCCGATTGCGCCGCTGTACGCCAGCGATGAGTTGTATGGGGTGGTCTCGGCCGACGCCAAGCAGCCGTTCGACGTGCGCGAAGTGATTGCGCGGCTGGTCGACGGCTCGGTGTTCGATGAATTCAAGGCGCTGTTCGGCACCACGCTGGTCTGTGGTTTTGCCCACCTGCACGGCTACCCGATCGCGATCCTCGCCAACAACGGCATCCTCTTCGCCGAAGCCGCGCAGAAAGGTGCGCACTTTATCGAACTGGCCTGCCAGCGCGGTATCCCGCTGCTGTTTTTGCAGAACATCACCGGCTTCATGGTTGGGCAGAAATACGAGGCCGGCGGCATCGCCAAGCACGGCGCAAAACTGGTGACGGCGGTGGCCTGCGCCAAGGTGCCGAAATTCACCGTGATCATCGGCGGCAGCTTCGGCGCCGGTAACTACGGCATGTGCGGGCGGGCTTACGATCCGCGCTTCCTGTGGATGTGGCCGAATGCGCGCATCGGCGTGATGGGTGCCGAGCAGGCCGCCGGCGTGCTGGTGCAAGTCAAGCGTGAACAGGCTGAACGCAGCGGCCAGGCCTTCAGCGCCGAGCAGGAAGCCGAGATCAAGCAACCGATCCTCGACCAGTACGAAGAGCAGGGTCACCCCTACTACTCCAGCGCACGACTGTGGGACGACGGCGTCATCGACCCGGCGCAGACCCGCGATGTGCTGGCCCTGGCCTTGTCCGCGTCGTTGAACGCGCCTATCGAACCGAGCCGCTTCGGCGTGTTCCGGATGTGA
- a CDS encoding isovaleryl-CoA dehydrogenase, whose protein sequence is MSYPSLNFALGETIDMLRDQVQSFVAKEVAPRAAQIDSDNLFPADMWRKFGDMGLLGITVPEEYGGAGLGYLAHVVAMEEISRGSASVALSYGAHSNLCVNQINRNGNHEQKTKYLPKLISGEHVGALAMSEPNAGSDVVSMKLRADKRGDRFVLNGSKTWITNGPDANTYVIYAKTDLEKGPHGITAFIVERDWKGFSRSNKFDKLGMRGSNTCELFFDDVEVPEENILGVLNGGVKVLMSGLDYERVVLSGGPTGIMQSCMDLIVPYIHDRKQFGQSIGEFQLIQGKVADMYTQLNASRAYLYAVAQACERGETTRKDAAGVILYTAERATQMALDAIQILGGNGYINEFPAGRLLRDAKLYEIGAGTSEIRRMLIGRELFNETK, encoded by the coding sequence ATGAGCTATCCATCCCTGAACTTCGCCCTCGGTGAAACCATCGACATGCTGCGCGATCAGGTTCAGTCCTTTGTCGCCAAAGAGGTCGCTCCGCGCGCCGCGCAGATCGACAGCGACAACCTGTTCCCGGCCGACATGTGGCGCAAGTTTGGCGACATGGGCCTGCTCGGCATCACCGTCCCGGAAGAGTACGGCGGCGCGGGCCTGGGTTACCTGGCGCACGTGGTGGCGATGGAAGAAATCAGCCGTGGTTCGGCCTCGGTGGCACTGTCCTACGGCGCGCATTCCAACCTCTGCGTCAACCAGATCAACCGCAACGGCAACCACGAACAGAAAACCAAATACCTGCCGAAACTGATCAGCGGCGAACACGTCGGCGCCCTCGCCATGAGCGAGCCAAACGCCGGTTCCGACGTGGTTTCGATGAAACTGCGCGCCGACAAACGCGGCGATCGTTTCGTCCTCAATGGCAGCAAAACCTGGATCACCAATGGCCCCGACGCCAACACCTACGTGATCTACGCCAAAACCGACCTGGAAAAGGGCCCGCACGGCATCACCGCGTTCATCGTCGAGCGCGACTGGAAAGGCTTCAGCCGCAGCAACAAGTTCGACAAGCTCGGCATGCGCGGCTCCAACACCTGCGAGCTGTTCTTCGATGACGTCGAAGTGCCGGAAGAAAACATCCTCGGCGTACTCAACGGCGGCGTGAAAGTGCTGATGAGCGGCCTCGATTACGAGCGTGTGGTTCTCTCGGGTGGCCCGACCGGGATCATGCAGTCGTGCATGGATCTGATCGTGCCGTACATCCACGACCGCAAACAGTTCGGCCAGAGCATCGGCGAATTCCAGCTGATCCAGGGCAAAGTCGCTGACATGTACACCCAGCTCAACGCCAGCCGCGCCTATCTGTACGCGGTGGCCCAGGCTTGCGAGCGCGGCGAAACCACCCGTAAAGACGCCGCCGGGGTGATCCTTTACACCGCCGAGCGCGCCACGCAAATGGCCCTCGACGCGATCCAGATTCTGGGCGGCAATGGTTACATCAACGAATTCCCGGCCGGGCGTCTGCTGCGTGACGCCAAGCTGTACGAAATCGGTGCCGGCACCAGTGAGATCCGCCGCATGCTGATCGGCCGCGAACTGTTCAACGAAACGAAATGA